A stretch of DNA from Macrotis lagotis isolate mMagLag1 chromosome X, bilby.v1.9.chrom.fasta, whole genome shotgun sequence:
TCCATTATGGACATATTGTCTTCACTTCATTCTTCTATACCCTCAGGTTACTGATCTCCCTTACAGTCAGATTTCCAACCTCACTTCTCACCAGGTTaccaataatatctttaattctaTCTTATGGAACCTCTCTGACACTTTTGTTATTATAACCCAGTCCCTCCTTCTAGATTCTTTCCCCTCCCTGGGCTTCAAACTTCTCTTGACCTCAacctctctcctggttctcctattACCTGTCTGACCAGTCCCTCTCAGGATTACCATCTATCTTCCACCCACTAACCAGATGTGTTTCCCAAGACTCAGTTTgtatcctcttcttttttctccctacctTTTCTCTCTTGTTGATATCACTAGTTTCCATGGATCCTATTATGATATAAGCAGAAAAGCATCTATATAGTTATatctatgcatacatatatacatgggGGTGAATGTGAATATACACTTAGAGccgaaaaggacctcagaggtcatatacatatatgtatgtgtcacatacatatatatgtaacctTACGTAAATATTGTCCAATAGGCGATCATAACATGAGACATgtgaaaatcaaatttattataaGACAAGTGAACATTCATGTGGAACCCAAAGAGCTTGCAGTCCATACAGAAGTTTGCATAATTATGATAGTaggacaaaagaaagaagagaaagcagaaaTAAATCTCTACCTAGAAGTATGTGACGTGGAAGGGGGAAAAGTTACAGTAAAGGTGGACAAAGGACAAAAATCTCTCCTGAAGGGTAGAGCAAGGCAACAGCAAAAgctatattcttttcctttaggGACCACTAGATTATGAAGATAGGATACTCTTTGTATCTACAGGGTCTAACTCACAAGCAAATTTCCCAGTTTGGCAGAATTGGCCAGTGCCAATTGTGACTCCCAAGGACACAGAGGGATGCAGAATCAAGTTGTCAATCCAGGTCCCTCATTTGTATTATTGTTTCtccctgcttttcttctttttcttttattcatttaaagcagtggggttaagtgacttgcctaagctcacacagctaggtaattgtttagtatctgaggttagatttgaacttggaccctcttgactctagggccggtgctttatccactgcactacctagctgcccctctccctgcttttcttaagtctagataatcaataaaactATAAATCAGGCCCTGATCTTTAGaatttgctgatttctaaggtGTAATACATTGAAATTTTACCAATCTGACTTTGTTTGACCTTGACTTAAACTATTTagtctttctgggtctcagtttttcccATCTGTGAAACAGAAACATTAAGCTCAGTGCTAATTTACGACCCTTGTAGCTCTAAAATAATAATCTTATCCTCTAATAAGGGAATCTACAGGCTTTAGTTATGGGGTGAGGAATACctatataaaatcaaattttaaatatttcttttagcacttctttgatttttatcagtGTAGGTATATCTTCTTCCAGCACAGATTATAACTCCTCTGTGATTTAGTTGAATGGTTTTCAAGAGTTACACTGAGCAGAAAATTCTTCATCCTGCCTGGGGATGACTAGCTTTGCAGGCCTTCAGGTGGTATGATCTATAATCACCCAGCCAGGTTTAGAAACCGTTCCATCCTTGCAAGCCCAGTCAGAGATTGCCTTTTGCTAATATAGCCCTGGAGGGGCCAGAGATGCCTCCATGCCACAATGAGGCATTTTAGATGAGATTTGAAATCTATTTTAAGAATTAACTATTGAAGGAATCCTCATGCAAGACAAAGAAGTTCTCTACTAAGCATTTCTCCCATCTCCCATAAATGTGAATTGGCTTAAAATAAGGCTTGCTTTGTAACCCAAAAGGAAGGCTCCATGGCCGAGGATCCTTAGCttggggtctgtgaactttttgtttgcattttttcactttttaatttatttatgtttgttttttaagatatatttttattgatttcattaaGTATTTGTCAGTTACAttttttggttgggttttttttttttgtttctgcaaggcaatggggttaagtggcttgcccaaggtcatgtggctaggcaattcttaagtgtcctaggttggatttgaactcaggtcctcctgactccagggccgaggctctatccactgggtcacctggctgcccctatcaattacattttaaaaaattttaacattttttttaaattttgagtttccctctcccctgcccttttcctacccattgagaaggcaagcaatataatatcaattacaCATGTAAAGtgtatacttattttttaaaattattttagtaactgtatttcaatacaatttattttctttgtaaccagtttttatcttaatatattttaaaacatcattaTTCTGGGCATCATGACCATAAGCTGTAATTCTTCAATAGATGGAAAACTGGGGCTACTGAATCTCTTGATGTTGGAAGTTCTGAGCTTCCGTAGCCTGGGCCAGTTGGGCATCCCATTAAATTCAACATTAATTTGTTAACATGATTTTTGAGGTGGTTTCACTGCAGATTTTTTTGACCCCTAACTCTCTAGACCAAgacagatatttaatacttaattagctacgtgactttgggcaagtcacttaagccttgcaaaaacaaacaaacaaaaaaaagatgtattttagTTGACACATAAAGAAAaccagggaggagggaagaggaggaaaagaaaaaaaagggagagcAGATAGCTTCATTTTTGTATGTCCTCAACCCCAAGCCTGGACATAATAGACctgcttacattcttttttttttttttttaagtaggcaTAGTTCAATTTattccttgtttataaaaaacAAGTCTATGTGGTTGCCACAGCAGCTGTCTGGGTCCTCTGAACAGACACGCGAGTGTGAGTTTTCACAAGATGATCTGTGAATTCTTGAAAGGGAGACTTAGTGAACACAGTCTCCTTCCGCAGATCAGGGGTTAGGTAGCTGTATGTTTTAGAGGTGGCATCAAAGgtagctttagcaaagttgtcCAGAGTTGCAGTACAGCCTCTTGCAGAAGTGTAGCAGTCATCAATGCCAGCCATCATTAGGAGCTTCTTAGGCACAGGAGCAAAAATAATGCCAGTACTTCGAGGGTGGGGATCAGGCGCACCAGAATCGATCCACATCGCCCAGTGACCTTGCAGTGCACTGTGTGAGGCTTGCCAATCTTATTCTTCCCCCAGTAGCCACGTCTCACAGGAATGATGGAAAGCTTGGCCAGAATGATAGCACCACGAATAGCTGTGGCCACTTCCTTGGAACACTTGACACTCAGACCAGCATGGCCATTGTAGTCATCAATGGCCACAAAAGCCTTGAACCTGGTACGTTGTCCAGCTCATTTGTTTCTGAACAGGCATGATCTTTAGAACCTCATCTTTCAGTGAAGATCCCAGGAAGAAACCTATGATCTCAGACTCCTTGATAGGACGGGAGAAAAGATAAATCTCTTCCAAAGACTTGATCTTCATGTCCTTGACTAGTTGGCCCAACTTAGTGACAGGAATCCACTCCTTGTGTTCAACCTTTCCTCCCTGGGCCCCGTGGCTGCGGCCATGGCCCTGCCGAAGCCATCACAGAAGTTGCCTTGGCCTCTGACTCCAGCATCATCCAACACTGGAAGTAGAAGCTTACATTCTTATTGATACAGAACATTTGACCCTCGGCCAGTATCCTGGCCCTCCAGAGCTCAAGCTGCTCTTCCCACAACCCCTTCCCCACTCATTGACCCTGCCCCAAATGCCTACTCACCATTCTTCTTCCCAGAATCTCTGCTACCTGACTCTTGTCACCATCATGATGAGCCACCACTAAGCAGTCCTGGCAGAGTGCTGCTATACCTTTTATCTTAACCTTTATATCCTTTGCTTCCAGAAAGAATGTGTAGAGAAGTCTCACAATTTGAAGATGTCTGAATTTTTAGTTAACTCTCTGTCACCTTTattttgttgggatttttttttttggggggggggattattgGGTTTGAGTAATAGTTGGAGAAAAACTAAAGCACACCAAATAAGTTGACCCTGGGGCTTGGATATATACTCTGATTCAGTGACACTGTCCTTCCGGCTGTTCAGTGAATAAGATGAGTCATCTCtcagctccaggcattttctctacCTGTCCCCCCCATGTTCCccttcctccatttttttcctcttcttcctcctctttcctgtgtgtgtgtgtgtgtgtgtgtgtgtgtgtgtgtgtgtgcatgcgcgcGCCAACTAAATCCATCTTTTGGAGATTTGggctttttttggcttttgcaaggcttaagtggcttgccccaagaccacacagctgggtagttattaaatgtctgaggccagatttgaactcaggtcctcctgactccaggcttctctatccactgtgccacctaagttgACACATCTTTCCATCTTTTACTGAAAGCCTTCCCCAACCACTATGAATTTTCATGTCTtgtctctgttaattatttcctatttaccttgttctgtatatatttattttgcatgttttcttccccattgggttgtaaactctttgagagcagggattgtcttttgcctctttacGAATGCTTAGAGTTTTAACACTTGCCTGGCAGTCTAGTTGATGTTGTTGTCCAGCTCTTTGAGACCCTGtatgggttttcttggtaaagatactggggaggtttgccatttccttccccagtggattaaggcaaacagaggtttgagtgacttgcctagggtcacacagccaccaagtatctgaggtcacacttgaactcaggtcttccagactgaAGACCCAACTTAACTGACTTCTGATGGATAGAAGCCTTGGATTAAGTGTTAACTGATTAACTCCTATACTTACAATGGTGTGCCATTCCACTGCACAGTTTAGAGTGGAAAAGGGGCCTTGGAGATCTTCTAGTTCAACCTCAGTGATGAGGAAAgggagacccagagaggttaggctacttgcctaaggtcacaccaACAACAACAGtgtctcccaaggttgttgtggggatcaaatttGTGGAGTGCTTTGCAagtctatataaatgctagctaagaAACTATTTGAATTGAGGGcatctgattccaaacccagaatTCTTTCTATCCTACCACAGTCTCTTTCATCCTGAGGATTAACTAActgcctctctccctcccttctcccccccccccacctccccccccaaagaGTCTACATTTGTCTCAGTTCTGCTGTTTGGGAAGGATGGAAGGCTTGGAGCATGCCTATTCTCACGAGGAGCCTCAGAGCTCCTTTCTTCACCTGAGCATCCTACTTTTCCTTTTGCTTCCCTCCCTAATGGTCCACAACATATGCAATCCAGTCTTCCCTTATATTTTCTCATGTACTTTAAGAAGTACATGGTCCCTTGCCTGGGATAGACCATATCCTTCACAAAGACACTTTGTCAGAGGAGACACAGAATGTTCTCTCTGAATCATACGTTATATATTAAACCACTCAAGGAGCACCCTCTGCTAGGCTCTCCCTGTACCTAGCCCCGCCAGATGTTGCACCACCAGAGGGGCTCTGGGGCTCCATGGAGAGCCATTGCCTTCCCCAGGTAGGAGAGTGTTTGTTTTAGTTTAATTATTGTGGAAATACTGCTTTGTGTATCTGTGTAGCCATTCCCTGGGGAACTTGAAGGATTTCTCACAAAAGCAGCCTCCTTGAAAGGTTCACCCAGGCCTGGGGAGGTAGGTTCGAGGGCCAGGAGATGGTGGAGGCTGAGCAATTTCATAGATTGCCTAAGATGCAGACTCAGCTCTCTTCCACCTGTTCCCCATCATTGGCCCAATTCCAGGAACCTTCCCTGTTTTACATTGGGGTATACTCCCCCCAAGTTGTTGAGCTCCAGCCCTAACCTACCATTAATCTAGTTGAACcccaaagatactaaagtgacaTCCTTGCAGGGCAGAGTGTTTCATTGGTTCTCTTGTATCCCAGAAATAGAACAGTGTCCAACTGGTTTAGccagagcttaataaatgtttgtctacTGACATTATGACTTCAACTTGTTGCCATGATGAGGACCCAGAATTAAAGGAGTTGAAGAATCCAGAGccttaaaaatttaagaatgacgtagaatgaagaaaggaagaagtgagATTGGTTCaactttgcaaaacaaaaatgtACTTCATAtttgctgtgtgtgtgtctgtgtgtgtgtgtgtgtgtataatgtctcttttctattatttgtGTTTGTGTTATTTCATCCTAATAGAATGGGatctccttgaaggtagggactgttCTGTTTTTGATCTTAAAGCTTATTGAATTAAGATTCTCCAGTTTAACCTCCCTGAGAAGAAGCATGGCACAGTGGGAAGAGTGGCAGATTTGTAGTTATAGGACcttgattcaaattctgactacACCTGATcaaatcacctaacttctcttggcctcagtttcctcatctgtaaagtcagAGGATCAGAGTTGGGTGACCTCCAAGCTCCATTTTAATTCTGAGCCTGTGTTCTTTGCTTCTTTGAAGACAATTGCTGCCAAAGAGAGAATTTGTGGAAACCCCATCCCCAGTTATTCTGAGCATGGTCCAAGAGCAAGTGGTGTgtggagggtgtgtgtgtgtgtggggaggtgATAACTAATCTTTCCTGTCCCATGTGGTTGGTGAAGGGCTCTATCAAAATTCACCCTCTGCATTGACCTATCCCTCTCTGTTTCTCCCCAGGTTGTCATGACCGGGCAGTCCTGCTCTACGAGTATGTTGGGAAGAGGATTGTGGATCTACAGCATACAGAAGTCCCTGATGCCTATCGAGGGAGGGGAATAGCCAAACACCTAGCTAAGGTACCACTGACTCTGCTGTTCAGATAGGGATACTGGCAAAGCTgtcttttttggaggggagaaTTTGGAGATGGCTCAGGAGATGAGACTATAGAATTCCAGATTGTTGGAGATCAGGGGAACCACTGAGATCATCTCCCTtgtcttacagatgaagaaactatgcCCCcaagagataaagtgatttgcctaagctAGGAAGTAGCAAAGCAAGACTTcaaaccctgattttttttcattctaaaccCAGAGATTTggtaatctgatttttttccatgCTAGGTTTCACTTCATGTataacttttctttcttatttaaaacttctttctCTGGCTTTTTAAGGGCTCTACTCTTAATTCCTATTTAACAAAGTAGTGACtaaaagtatatattttgttttcaaaaaaagaggaagaaaaatagttcAACAATCAACCAACACATCAACTGAATATGAGAGTGTATATATGATTCCACACTCATAGTCCCCCATCTCTGCAAAAATGAGAGGAAgatacatttttctcttctcttttccatgaTCAAGTTTCTTGGGTTATAAGAcagtgatttaaaaagaaaatcatctttttttattttgtgaaggCTGCTTTtaaaatgatcactttttaaatCCTCAATCAGAAATAATTGATGAGTATGGGCAGCAATTTTGTGCTATAACCAAGGTGGGTGTTTAGAATAACTATAATAGTTTCTATGTGGTTTCTtctatctcctgactccagggccagtgctctatccactgggtcatctagccacccccactttttctctccaaatttttttattcttccttttccctcttaaaatagaatggatgaatgaatgcataaacatttatttattaagtatttactttgTATCAAGCATACTGTATCCTGCTCCcccagtcaataaatatttgcaaagtcctgggaattcacattttaaaaaaaatggttcctgtctcaaggagctttcattttcATAGGACAAAATACTTTGGAAAGTTCCCAGGGAGAGTGACTGGGGAGTCCTAGGGAAGGAGAGTGGCCAGTCCCTTCCAGGTACGACAGGAGAATTCATTTGATCCTGGAAAGAAGAAGAGAGCTGGAAGGCAAGGTGTTTGGTGAGAATGTCAAAGATAgctagagatgagagagaaaagtaAAGCATATTTGGAGCCTACTTGAAATAGTGGGTCATGGGAAGCAATCATCTTTGAGGAGGTTTCAGAAATGAAAGGCTTAAATTTGTTCAGTGCATGGTCTCTGGCCATGCAGTTTGAGAGACTGTTGAGAAGATGACCAGGGAGGGGAGTGGATCTCCTCTCTTAATGTAGGTGAAATGAATGAAGCATCAATTCTGATTTAAGGGATAAGAGGTCAGCATTTTGTGGTTCAATTAAATAACTTGCACTGGACTCTGAATTGCAGGGGGTAGGAAAgaacctgacctcagacataagaattgcctag
This window harbors:
- the NATD1 gene encoding protein NATD1 isoform X2: MAIVVINGHKSLEPGCHDRAVLLYEYVGKRIVDLQHTEVPDAYRGRGIAKHLAKAALDFVVEEDLKAHLTCWYIQKYVKENPLPQYLERLQP